In the genome of Betaproteobacteria bacterium, one region contains:
- a CDS encoding efflux RND transporter permease subunit, translated as MWIVQLALRRPYTFIVLALLILLGGTVAILRTPVDIFPNINIPVVSVVWRYTGLASEEMEARIVAPFERAMTATVNDIERIESQTVNGVGVVKVFFHPGALIQTGLAQVIAIGQTMLGQFPPGATPPLVLSYNASTVPIVQLVLSSKSLAEHELFDLANSNMRTQLATVQGAILPFPYGGKSRQVVVDLDPRALQAKGLSALDVVNAVNAQNLVLPTGTVKIGGFEYVVGLNGSPRSIAELNDLPIRTVGGSTLYIRDVANVRDGFQPQTNIVRHDGQRAVLMSILKYGQASTLDIVQRVLDEVPRMKAGLPPELDIQTALDQSLFVRAAVEGVAQEAVIAACLTALMILLFLGSWRSTFIVAVSIPLAILSSLAVLHMLGETINIMTLGGLALAVGILVDDATVAIENMEQHLERGKSLDAAILDGAQEIAVPTFVSTLAICIVFVPMFFLAGVARYLFAPLAEAVVFAMLASYLLSRTLVPTLAKYLLRKETHQPGAPRRNPLAMFQRAFERGFSNMRLRYRSMLESCLAYRTLFLSLFMAACIASAALMPWLGQDFFPAVDAGQFKLHLRAKTGTRIEETARLCDLVESQIRRIIPAEELDTIIDNIGLPSSGTNLSYNTSGTAGTADADINVALKKGHRPTEEYVRILRKELPKLFPGITFYFLPADIVSQILNFGLPSPIDIQVVGRNIEGNRKFALSLLQRLREVPGLADVRIQQAFDQPKLDINVDRTKAQQIGFSQRDIASSLLITLSGSFQTNPAFWLNPKNRVNYSVITQTPQYTMDSLDALFNIPVTGQNGARAEVLGNLATMERGSERALISHWNVQPVIDLYASTQGRDLGGVAKDVTKIVRDMEKELPKGSRILLRGQMETMNSSFTGLLIGLAIAIVLVYLLMVVNFQSWLDPFIIITALPAALAGILWMLFVTHTTLSIPALTGTIMAMGIATANSILVVSFAREQLRQGANSITSAIEAGFGRFRPVLMTALAMITGMVPMALGLGEGGEQNAPLGRAVIGGLAFATVATLFFVPVVFAAIHNKRGVLSLPGTAGEALQRVPG; from the coding sequence ATGTGGATCGTCCAACTCGCGCTGCGCCGCCCCTACACTTTCATCGTGCTGGCGCTACTCATCCTGCTCGGGGGGACGGTCGCCATATTGCGCACGCCCGTCGATATCTTCCCCAACATCAACATCCCGGTGGTGAGCGTGGTCTGGCGTTACACGGGACTTGCCTCCGAGGAAATGGAAGCGCGTATCGTGGCGCCCTTCGAGCGTGCAATGACCGCGACGGTGAACGACATCGAGCGCATCGAATCCCAGACCGTCAACGGCGTGGGCGTGGTGAAAGTGTTTTTCCATCCGGGCGCCCTCATTCAGACCGGGTTGGCGCAGGTGATTGCCATCGGGCAAACCATGCTGGGGCAGTTCCCGCCGGGTGCCACGCCGCCTCTGGTATTGAGCTACAACGCCTCCACGGTGCCCATCGTGCAACTGGTGCTGTCGAGCAAGAGTTTGGCGGAGCACGAGCTATTCGATCTCGCCAACAGCAACATGCGCACTCAACTGGCCACGGTGCAAGGCGCCATCCTGCCCTTTCCCTACGGTGGCAAATCGCGCCAAGTGGTGGTGGACCTGGATCCGCGCGCGCTGCAAGCGAAGGGATTGTCCGCGCTCGACGTGGTGAACGCCGTCAATGCCCAGAACCTGGTGCTGCCCACGGGGACGGTGAAGATCGGGGGCTTCGAGTACGTGGTGGGGCTCAACGGCAGCCCGCGCTCCATCGCGGAGCTGAACGACTTGCCCATTCGCACGGTGGGGGGCAGCACCCTCTACATCCGGGATGTGGCCAATGTGCGCGATGGTTTTCAACCGCAAACCAACATCGTTCGCCACGACGGCCAGCGCGCGGTGCTGATGAGCATTCTCAAGTACGGCCAGGCCTCCACGCTGGATATCGTTCAGCGCGTGCTAGATGAGGTGCCTCGCATGAAGGCGGGCCTGCCGCCCGAGTTGGACATTCAGACCGCGCTCGACCAGTCTTTGTTCGTGCGTGCGGCGGTGGAAGGGGTGGCACAAGAGGCCGTGATCGCCGCTTGCTTGACGGCGCTTATGATTCTGCTATTCCTGGGCAGTTGGCGCAGCACCTTCATCGTCGCGGTATCGATTCCCCTGGCCATTCTTTCCTCCCTGGCGGTTCTCCACATGCTGGGCGAGACCATCAATATCATGACCCTGGGAGGTCTCGCGCTCGCGGTGGGTATTTTGGTGGACGATGCCACCGTGGCCATCGAGAACATGGAGCAGCACCTGGAACGCGGTAAGTCCTTGGACGCGGCCATCCTGGATGGCGCCCAAGAGATCGCGGTGCCCACCTTCGTATCCACCTTGGCCATATGCATCGTGTTCGTGCCGATGTTTTTCCTGGCGGGCGTGGCGCGCTATTTATTCGCGCCGCTGGCCGAGGCCGTGGTCTTCGCGATGCTGGCCTCCTATCTGCTGTCTCGCACCTTGGTGCCCACGCTGGCCAAGTACCTGCTGCGCAAGGAAACCCATCAGCCCGGCGCTCCTCGCCGCAATCCGCTCGCGATGTTTCAGCGCGCCTTTGAGCGGGGCTTTTCCAACATGCGCTTGCGCTATCGCAGCATGCTGGAAAGTTGTCTCGCGTACCGAACGCTTTTCCTCTCCTTGTTCATGGCGGCTTGTATCGCTTCCGCTGCCCTCATGCCGTGGCTGGGGCAGGACTTCTTCCCGGCCGTGGACGCTGGCCAGTTCAAACTGCATTTGCGCGCCAAGACCGGAACCCGCATCGAGGAAACGGCGCGCTTGTGCGATTTGGTGGAATCGCAAATTCGCCGCATCATTCCGGCGGAGGAGTTGGACACGATCATCGACAACATCGGATTGCCCTCCAGCGGTACCAACCTGTCTTACAACACCTCCGGGACGGCGGGAACCGCCGATGCCGACATAAACGTGGCGCTGAAGAAGGGCCACCGTCCCACGGAAGAGTACGTACGCATCTTGCGCAAGGAACTGCCGAAACTTTTTCCGGGGATCACTTTTTACTTCCTACCGGCCGATATCGTCAGCCAGATTCTCAACTTCGGATTGCCATCGCCCATAGATATACAGGTCGTGGGCCGCAACATCGAGGGCAATCGCAAATTCGCACTGAGTCTCTTGCAACGCCTGCGCGAGGTGCCAGGCCTTGCCGACGTGCGTATCCAGCAGGCCTTCGACCAGCCCAAACTCGATATTAACGTGGACCGCACCAAGGCCCAGCAAATCGGTTTTTCGCAACGCGATATCGCCAGCAGCCTGCTGATCACGCTGAGCGGCAGTTTTCAAACCAACCCGGCGTTCTGGCTCAATCCCAAGAACAGGGTGAACTACTCCGTCATCACGCAGACGCCGCAGTACACCATGGACTCGCTGGACGCACTCTTCAACATCCCGGTAACCGGGCAAAACGGCGCGCGCGCGGAGGTACTAGGTAATCTCGCCACCATGGAACGCGGTAGCGAGCGCGCGCTCATCAGCCACTGGAACGTGCAACCGGTCATCGACCTGTATGCCTCCACGCAGGGGCGCGATCTGGGTGGCGTGGCGAAGGACGTGACCAAGATCGTGCGAGATATGGAGAAGGAATTGCCGAAGGGTTCGCGGATTCTTCTACGCGGCCAGATGGAAACCATGAATTCCTCCTTCACCGGGTTGCTCATAGGCTTGGCGATCGCCATCGTGCTCGTCTATCTGCTGATGGTGGTGAATTTCCAGTCCTGGCTCGACCCCTTCATCATCATCACCGCTTTGCCGGCGGCGCTGGCGGGCATCCTGTGGATGCTGTTTGTCACTCACACCACCCTTAGCATTCCCGCCTTGACGGGCACGATCATGGCCATGGGTATCGCCACCGCCAACAGTATTCTGGTGGTGAGCTTCGCGCGCGAGCAGTTGCGCCAGGGTGCTAACTCCATCACTTCAGCCATCGAAGCGGGATTCGGGCGCTTTCGCCCAGTGCTGATGACGGCCTTGGCCATGATCACCGGCATGGTGCCCATGGCCTTGGGGTTGGGCGAGGGCGGGGAGCAGAACGCGCCCCTGGGGCGGGCCGTGATCGGAGGGTTGGCATTCGCCACCGTGGCCACACTGTTTTTTGTTCCCGTGGTGTTCGCGGCCATTCATAATAAGCGGGGTGTGTTAAGCCTACCTGGCACCGCCGGGGAAGCATTGCAAAGGGTACCGGGCTAG
- a CDS encoding efflux RND transporter periplasmic adaptor subunit: protein MTPRRGHPLRKVLAFCGGLASIALLLWFAIHPRMESTAALKKDTENLNVPTVAVISPKNGSPGQTLVLAGNMQALTEAPLYARTNGYIKRRLVDIGTRVTAGQLLAEIDTPEVDEQLQQARADLATATANYELARKTAERWQELLKSNTVSKQGADQTHGDMQAKKAALDSARFNVARLEKTQSFKRIFAPFAGVITTRNAEVGALVDAGAAGKDKELFHVAATDRLRVNISVPQVYSREITPGMEAELVLVEFPGRRFKGMLVRTAQSIDATSRTLQAEVEVDNPTGELLPGAYAQVHLKLHAGKPALILPVNALLFRPEGVQVAVVAADNKAVLKKVALGKDFGTQIEVVSGLDANEQVILNPSDSLISGTVVRPVKQQEEKKPGG, encoded by the coding sequence ATGACGCCTCGCCGCGGCCATCCGTTACGCAAGGTCCTTGCGTTTTGCGGGGGATTGGCCTCGATCGCGCTGTTGTTGTGGTTCGCGATCCACCCTCGCATGGAGAGCACCGCGGCGCTCAAGAAGGACACGGAGAACCTGAATGTTCCCACCGTGGCGGTGATCTCGCCGAAAAATGGGAGCCCCGGCCAGACCTTGGTACTGGCCGGCAACATGCAGGCGCTCACGGAGGCGCCCCTCTACGCGCGAACCAATGGCTACATCAAGCGGCGGTTGGTGGATATTGGCACGCGCGTGACCGCCGGCCAATTGCTGGCCGAGATCGACACGCCCGAGGTCGATGAACAATTACAGCAGGCACGGGCCGACCTCGCCACCGCCACGGCGAACTACGAGCTGGCGCGGAAGACCGCCGAGCGCTGGCAGGAATTGCTGAAATCCAACACCGTGTCCAAGCAGGGTGCCGATCAAACCCACGGCGATATGCAGGCCAAGAAGGCGGCACTGGATTCGGCGCGCTTCAACGTGGCGAGATTGGAGAAGACCCAGTCATTCAAACGCATTTTTGCGCCCTTTGCCGGCGTGATCACCACGCGCAACGCGGAGGTGGGCGCGCTTGTGGATGCGGGCGCCGCGGGCAAGGATAAGGAGCTGTTCCACGTGGCGGCCACCGACAGGCTGCGCGTGAACATCAGCGTGCCTCAGGTTTATTCGCGCGAGATCACCCCTGGGATGGAAGCGGAGCTGGTGCTGGTGGAGTTTCCAGGGCGCCGCTTCAAGGGCATGCTGGTGCGCACCGCCCAATCCATAGACGCGACCTCCCGCACATTGCAGGCGGAAGTGGAAGTGGATAACCCCACGGGCGAGTTGCTACCCGGGGCCTACGCGCAGGTGCATCTGAAACTTCACGCCGGCAAGCCCGCTTTGATCCTGCCCGTGAATGCGCTGCTGTTCCGTCCCGAAGGCGTGCAGGTGGCCGTGGTGGCGGCGGACAACAAGGCAGTACTCAAGAAGGTGGCGCTCGGTAAGGATTTCGGTACGCAGATCGAAGTCGTCTCGGGCCTCGACGCCAACGAACAAGTCATTCTCAATCCCTCCGATTCGCTCATCTCCGGAACCGTGGTGCGGCCAGTCAAGCAACAAGAGGAAAAAAAGCCTGGTGGCTAG